A genomic region of Vitis vinifera cultivar Pinot Noir 40024 chromosome 7, ASM3070453v1 contains the following coding sequences:
- the LOC100246368 gene encoding O-fucosyltransferase 31 yields MFYYQPRRGGALAGLFFLLLPVFLPSLFSPLGHASPSVFSEWNAPKPRHSRLLKSVLQGQSSNVEQSDLWTPLVNQGWKACELSASTPGLPQETQGYIQVFLDGGLNQQRMGICDAVAVAKILNATLVIPHLEVNPVWRDSSSFMDIFDVDHFINVLKDDISIVRELPYDFSWSTREYYATAIRATRIKTAPVHASAKWYLDNVLPVLESYGIAAIAPFSHRLAFNNLPMDVQRLRCKVNFQALVFVPHVRALGDALVSRLRYPKKNGAFGTEYLQEVTDVKGEQEAGKFAVLHLRFDKDMAAHSACDFGGGKAEKLALAKYRQTIWQGRVLNSQFTDEELRNQGRCPLTPEEIGLLLAALGFDNTTRLYLASHKVYGGAARISTLRELFPLMEDKKSLASSDERAQIKGKASLLAAVDYYVSMHSDIFISASPGNMHNALVGHRTYENLKTIRPNMALLGQLFLNKSIGWSEFQQAVVEGHENRQGQIRLRKSEQSLYTYPAPDCMCNA; encoded by the exons ATGTTTTATTATCAGCCTCGTCGTGGAGGAGCTCTTGCTGGTCTCTTTTTTCTGCTACTTCCGGTTTTCTTGCCCAGTCTCTTCAGTCCATTGGGGCACGCTTCTCCTTCCGTTTTCTCG GAATGGAATGCTCCAAAACCAAGGCATTCACgtctactcaaaagtgttttaCAAGGCCAATCT TCAAATGTAGAGCAATCTGATCTTTGGACACCTTTGGTCAACCAAGGATGGAAAGCCTGTGAATTATCTGCAAGCACCCCTG GCTTACCACAGGAAACTCAGGGATACATCCAAGTGTTTCTTGATGGAGGGTTAAACCAGCAGAGAATGGGG ATTTGTGATGCTGTTGCTGTTGCTAAGATATTAAATGCTACACTTGTGATCCCACATCTTGAAGTGAATCCTGTTTGGCGGGATTCGAG CTCATTCATGGATATATTTGATGTTGATCACTTTATTAATGTCCTGAAGGATGATATTTCTATAGTTAGAGAGTTGCCTTATGACTTCTCTTGGAGCACAAGGGAGTATTATGCTACAGCTATTCGAGCTACCAGAATTAAAACAGCACCTGTTCATGCTTCAGCTAAATGGTATCTGGACAATGTCTTGCCTGTGCTAGAGAG TTATGGAATTGCTGCAATTGCCCCATTCTCCCACCGTCTGGCTTTCAACAACTTGCCTATGGATGTCCAACGCCTACGCTGTAAAGTCAACTTTCAAGCATTGGTTTTTGTTCCTCATGTCAGAGCACTTGGAGATGCTCTTGTCAGTCGCCTCCgataccctaaaaaaaatggagcATTTGGCACTGAGTACCTGCAAGAGGTTACTGATGTGAAAGGCGAACAAGAGGCAGGAAAATTTGCTGTGCTACACCTTCGTTTTGATAAG GATATGGCTGCCCATTCGGCTTGTGATTTTGGTGGAGGTAAAGCTGAGAAACTAGCTCTGGCTAAGTATCGACAAACAATTTGGCAGGGAAGAGTCCTGAACTCTCAGTTCACTGATGAGGAGTTGAGGAATCAAGGACGTTGTCCATTGACTCCAGAAGAGATTGGATTGCTGCTTGCAGCTTTGGGCTTTGACAACACTACTCGACTATACCTTGCCTCCCACAAG GTGTATGGTGGGGCAGCCAGGATTTCAACGTTAAGAGAATTGTTTCCACTAATGGAAGACAAAAAGAGCCTTGCTTCTTCAGATGAACGAGCCCAAATTAAGGGAAAGGCGTCTTTGTTGGCTGCAGTTGATTACTATGTTAGCATGCATAGTGACATTTTCATCTCTGCTTCTCCGGGAAATATGCACAATGCATTG GTGGGACATCGAACTTATGAGAACTTGAAGACAATCAGGCCAAACATGGCATTGTTGGGCCAGCTCTTCCTGAATAAGAGCATAGGTTGGTCAGAATTCCAACAGGCTGTGGTGGAAGGGCACGAAAACCGACAAGGGCAGATCAGGTTACGGAAATCTGAACAATCTCTTTATACATATCCCGCCCCTGATTGCATGTGCAATGCTTAA
- the LOC100855017 gene encoding mechanosensitive ion channel protein 2, chloroplastic isoform X1, with protein MAVSGSLHFSHELGICKNHGHSKQLKSLMGKGKSHLLSVTLSSHASRQDSWSFHLSDSIYRPINLIHNRYNVFKCNSFLVPSKAHEIPVIKIASTALMRSCNALQDSPLVLKLVPAVGIIVFAVWGLGPLMRQTRNLFPQKSDNSWRKSSTHYVMTSYLQPLLLWTGATLICRALDPIILPTETSQVVKQRLLNFVRSLSTVLAFACCLSSLIQQAQKFFMETSDSSDTRNMGFQFAGKAVYTAVWVAAVSLFMELLGFSTQKWLTAGGLGTVLLTLAGREIFTNFLSSAMIHATRPFVVNEWIQTRIEGYEVSGTVEHVGWWSPTIVRGEDREAVHIPNHKFTVNVVRNLSQKTHWRIKTHLAISHLDVNKINSIVADMRKVLAKNPQVEQQRLHRRVFLDNINPENQALLILISCFVKTSHFEEYLCVKEAILLDLLRVISHHRARLATPIRTVQKIYSDADFENIPFADSAFARGGVAPNRPLLLIEPPYRINGEDKTKTQTRSARTNGEQDGKVPLRPTTDTKADAKAGATPVTDSKARETLTSEKKENVKAGATPVTDSKVRETLASEKKENVKAGETPNTDKKDPKGLAASTTDPKMGDKVMVKSASKSGSKTDSKVAEVSSFETRTQGTISDNSTQNVSDSNQPKKAGVGNARHNSPVPSSDTANEKSGGFPASPQSKQEDERSTSRPALEENIVLGVALEGSKRTLPIEEGTAPTSTPPEKELAAFRNSNESLAAEKDKKDNQKPTIPSPTSGDQ; from the exons ATGGCTGTCTCTGGTTCTTTGCATTTTTCCCATGAATTGGGAATTTGCAAGAACCATGGACATAGTAAACAGTTAAAG AGTTTGATGGGAAAAGGCAAGTCACATTTATTGAGTGTCACTCTATCTTCGCATGCATCG CGACAAGATTCTTGGAGTTTCCATCTTTCTGACAGTATATACAGGCCAATAAACCTTATACATAATAGATACAATGTTTTCAAGTGCAATTCTTTTCTGGTACCAAGCAAAGCACATGAAATTCCTGTTATAAAGATTGCTTCCACAGCATTGATGAg GTCATGTAATGCTTTGCAAGATAGTCCTCTTGTACTTAAGTTGGTTCCAGCAGTTGGCATTATTGTTTTTGCTGTCTGGGGTCTTGGACCACTTATGCGCCAAACCAGAAACCTATTTCCTCAG AAGAGTGATAATAGTTGGAGAAAGAGTAGCACACATTATGTTATGACCTCGTATCTTCAACCTTTGCTGCTATGGACTGGTGCAACACTCATCTGCAG AGCATTGGATCCAATCATCCTCCCTACAGAAACTAGCCAGGTTGTTAAGCAACGACTTCTGAATTTTGTAAGATCATTGTCTACTGTACTGGCCTTTGCCTGTTGTTTATCAAG CTTAATTCAACAAGCTCagaaatttttcatggaaacaAGTGACTCCAGTGATACAAGAAAT ATGGGTTTCCAGTTTGCTGGAAAAGCTGTATACACTGCAGTATGGGTTGCTGCTGTTTCATTGTTCATGGAGTTGTTGGGTTTCTCTACCCAGAAATGGCTCACTGCTGGAGGTCTTGGGACTGTATTGCTAACACTTGCGGGTCGTGAG ATATTCACAAATTTCCTCTCAAGTGCAATGATCCATGCAACTCGGCCTTTTGTTGTGAATGAATGGATTCAAACCAGAATTGAAGGCTATGAAGTTTCTGGTACTGTTGAG CATGTGGGATGGTGGTCACCAACAATAGTAAGAGGTGAAGATCGTGAAGCAGTCCACATTCCAAACCACAAGTTCACTGTGAATGTTGTGAGAAATCTCAGTCAAAAGACTCATTGGCGTATTAAAACCCACTTGGCAATTAGTCACTTGGATGTTAATAAGATCAAT AGCATTGTTGCTGATATGCGCAAAGTTCTGGCCAAGAATCCCCAAGTAGAACAGCAGAGATTGCATAGAAGAGTATTTCTGGACAACATTAATCCTGAAAATCAGGCCCTTTTG ATCCTGATATCCTGCTTTGTGAAGACCTCTCATTTTGAAGAGTACCTGTGTGTCAAG GAAGCTATATTGTTGGACCTTCTTAGAGTCATCAGCCATCACCGGGCCCGACTTGCCACACCTATTCGTACTGTCCAGAAAATATATAGTGATGCCGATTTTGAGAACATACCATTTGCAGATTCAGCCTTTGCTCGTGGTGGAGTAGCGCCTAATCGCCCACTGCTACTGATTGAACCCCCTTACAGAATAAATGGAGAAGATAAAACCAAAACTCAAACTCGCTCAGCACGCACAAACGGGGAGCAGGATGGTAAGGTCCCACTACGACCAACAACCGACACCAAAGCAGATGCCAAGGCTGGAGCAACACCAGTAACTGACTCTAAAGCCAGAGAGACTCTAACAtctgaaaaaaaggaaaatgttaaGGCTGGAGCAACACCAGTAACTGACTCTAAGGTCAGAGAGACTCTAGCAtctgaaaaaaaggaaaatgttaaGGCTGGAGAAACGCCAAATACAGACAAGAAGGACCCTAAGGGTTTGGCGGCATCTACAACCGACCCCAAGATGGGTGATAAAGTGATGGTGAAATCAGCATCAAAATCTGGCTCGAAGACAGATTCTAAGGTTGCTGAAGTGTCAAGTTTCGAGACCAGAACCCAGGGCACAATTTCTGATAATTCAACCCAAAATGTCTCTGATAGCAACCAACCTAAGAAGGCAGGGGTAGGAAATGCTAGGCATAACAGTCCAGTTCCCTCATCGGATACTGCTAATGAAAAATCTGGTGGTTTTCCAGCCTCCCCACAATCCAAACAGGAAGATGAGAGATCAACATCAAGACCTGCCTTGGAAGAGAACATAGTTCTCGGTGTTGCTTTGGAGGGCTCAAAGAGAACCCTTCCTATCGAGGAAGGAACGGCTCCCACTTCAACCCCACCAGAGAAGGAATTGGCTGCATTTCGGAATAGTAATGAGTCTCTGGCTGCCGAAAAGGATAAGAAAGACAACCAGAAGCCAACCATTCCTAGCCCGACGTCTGGTGACCAGTGA
- the LOC100256637 gene encoding guanosine nucleotide diphosphate dissociation inhibitor At5g09550, with protein sequence MDEEYDVIVLGTGLKECILSGILSVNGLKVLHMDRNDYYGGESTSLNLNQLWKRFRGDDKPPENLGSSKDYNIDMIPKFMMANGALVRVLIHTNVTKYLNFKAVDGSFVYNKGKIHKVPATDVEALKSPLMGLFEKRRARKFFIYVQDYDENDPKSHEKMDLRKVTAREVISKYGLDDNTVDFIGHALALYTDDKYLDKPALDFIKKMKLYAESLARFQGGSPYIYPLYGLGELPQAFARLSAVYGGTYMLNKPECKVEFDENGKAFGVTSEGETAKCKKVVCDPSYLPDKVGTVGKVARAICIMSHPIPNTSDSHSVQVILPQKQLGRKSDMYLFCCSYSHNVAPKGKYIAFVTTEAETDNPEIELKPGIDLLGQVDEIFFDAYDRYEPANKQDEDNCFISTSYDATTHFESTVEDVIAMYSRITGKNLDLTVDLSAASAADEA encoded by the exons ATGGATGAAGAATACGATGTAATAGTTCTTGGGACAGGTCTGAAGGAATGCATTCTGAGTGGCATCCTCTCTGTCAATGGCCTCAAA GTATTGCATATGGATAGAAACGACTACTATGGAGGGGAATCAACCTCTCTTAATCTCAACCAG CTTTGGAAGCGATTCAGGGGTGATGACAAGCCTCCAGAAAATTTGGGTTCGAGCAAAGACTATAATATTGATATGATCCCTAAG TTTATGATGGCCAATGGTGCCTTGGTTCGGGTTCTCATCCACACTAATGTTACCAAATACCTGAATTTCAAGGCTGTGGATGGTAGTTTTGTGTACAACAAAGGGAAG ATTCACAAAGTACCAGCTACTGACGTGGAAGCACTTAAATCCCCACTAATGGGACTATTTGAAAAACGCCGTGCTCggaaattcttcatttatgtgCAGGACTATGATGAAAATGATCCAAAATCTCATGAAAAAATGGACCTCCGCAAAGTCACAGCAAGAGAAGTTATTTC GAAGTATGGACTCGATGACAATACGGTTGACTTTATTGGACATGCATTGGCACTGTATACAGATGACAAGTACTTGGATAAGCCGGCTCtggatttcataaaaaaaatgaag TTATATGCAGAGTCTTTAGCACGTTTTCAGGGAGGATCTCCTTATATTTATCCCCTTTATGGGCTAGGAGAACTACCTCAG GCATTTGCTCGTCTGAGTGCTGTTTATGGTGGTACCTACATGCTCAACAAGCCAGAATGCAAG GTAGAGTTTGATGAaaatggaaaagcttttggtgTGACATCAGAAGGAGAAACTGCAAAATGCAAAAAAGTTGTATGTGATCCTTCATATTTGCCTGACAAG GTAGGAACAGTTGGTAAAGTTGCTCGTGCAATATGTATAATGAGTCATCCCATCCCAAACACCAGTGATTCTCACTCAGTCCAGGTTATTCTACCTCAGAAGCAACTTGGGCGTAAATCAGATAT GTATTTGTTCTGCTGTTCTTATTCGCACAATGTAGCTCCAAAAGGGAAATACATTGCTTTCGTTACAACAGAAGCAGAGACTGATAACCCTGAGATAGAATTGAAGCCTGGCATAGACCTCCTTGGCCAAGTAGATGAGATATTTTTTGATGCATATGACAGATATGAGCCAGCTAACAAGCAAGATGAAGATAATTGTTTCATATCAACT AGTTATGATGCAACAACACACTTTGAATCTACGGTTGAAGATGTGATTGCAATGTACAGCCGGATAACTGGAAAG AATCTTGACCTAACAGTGGATCTGAGTGCTGCAAGTGCTGCTGATGAAGCATGA
- the LOC100261741 gene encoding very-long-chain (3R)-3-hydroxyacyl-CoA dehydratase PASTICCINO 2: protein MAFFSLLRRLYLTIYNWVVFFGWAQVLFFALSTLKESGHQHVYRAVERPLQLAQTAAVLEIFHGLVGLVRSPITATLPQIGSRLYVTWGILWSFPEVQTHVLVSSLVISWSITEIIRYSFFGVKELLGFAPAWLLWLRYSTFLLLYPTGITSEVGLIYIALPYIKESAKYCLRMPNKWNFSFDYFYAALLVIAFYVPGSPHMYQYMLGQRKRALSKSKRE, encoded by the exons ATGGCGTTCTTCTCACTTCTAAGGCGTCTGTATCTCACCATCTACAACTGGGTCGTCTTCTTCGGATG GGCTCAGGTATTGTTTTTTGCTCTTTCAACTCTGAAAGAATCGGGCCACCAGCATGTCTACCGCGCAGTTGAAAGGCCTCTTCAGCTCGCCCAAACGGCCGCCGTTCTGGAG ATTTTTCATGGCCTAGTAG GATTGGTGAGATCTCCAATCACAGCGACACTGCCACAGATTGGTTCAAGGTTGTATGTAACTTGGGGCATTTTATGGAGTTTTCCTGAG GTTCAAACTCATGTACTTGTTAGCTCTTTGGTGATCAGCTGGTCTATCACTGAG ATCATTCGGTATTCTTTCTTTGGCGTGAAGGAGTTGCTTGGTTTTGCACCAGCCTGGCTCTTGTGGCTCAG GTATAGCACCTTTCTGTTGTTGTATCCAACCGGCATTACCAGTGAAGTTGGTCTAATATATATTGCCTTGCCATACATTAAG GAATCAGCAAAATATTGTTTGAGGATGCCCAACAAATGGAACTTCTCTTTTGATTACTTCTATGCTGCACTTCTGGTCATTGCATTCTATGTACCAG GCAGTCCTCATATGTACCAGTACATGCTTGGGCAGAGGAAGCGAGCTCTCTCCAAATCGAAGAGGGAGTAG
- the LOC100855017 gene encoding mechanosensitive ion channel protein 2, chloroplastic isoform X2, translating to MRSCNALQDSPLVLKLVPAVGIIVFAVWGLGPLMRQTRNLFPQKSDNSWRKSSTHYVMTSYLQPLLLWTGATLICRALDPIILPTETSQVVKQRLLNFVRSLSTVLAFACCLSSLIQQAQKFFMETSDSSDTRNMGFQFAGKAVYTAVWVAAVSLFMELLGFSTQKWLTAGGLGTVLLTLAGREIFTNFLSSAMIHATRPFVVNEWIQTRIEGYEVSGTVEHVGWWSPTIVRGEDREAVHIPNHKFTVNVVRNLSQKTHWRIKTHLAISHLDVNKINSIVADMRKVLAKNPQVEQQRLHRRVFLDNINPENQALLILISCFVKTSHFEEYLCVKEAILLDLLRVISHHRARLATPIRTVQKIYSDADFENIPFADSAFARGGVAPNRPLLLIEPPYRINGEDKTKTQTRSARTNGEQDGKVPLRPTTDTKADAKAGATPVTDSKARETLTSEKKENVKAGATPVTDSKVRETLASEKKENVKAGETPNTDKKDPKGLAASTTDPKMGDKVMVKSASKSGSKTDSKVAEVSSFETRTQGTISDNSTQNVSDSNQPKKAGVGNARHNSPVPSSDTANEKSGGFPASPQSKQEDERSTSRPALEENIVLGVALEGSKRTLPIEEGTAPTSTPPEKELAAFRNSNESLAAEKDKKDNQKPTIPSPTSGDQ from the exons ATGAg GTCATGTAATGCTTTGCAAGATAGTCCTCTTGTACTTAAGTTGGTTCCAGCAGTTGGCATTATTGTTTTTGCTGTCTGGGGTCTTGGACCACTTATGCGCCAAACCAGAAACCTATTTCCTCAG AAGAGTGATAATAGTTGGAGAAAGAGTAGCACACATTATGTTATGACCTCGTATCTTCAACCTTTGCTGCTATGGACTGGTGCAACACTCATCTGCAG AGCATTGGATCCAATCATCCTCCCTACAGAAACTAGCCAGGTTGTTAAGCAACGACTTCTGAATTTTGTAAGATCATTGTCTACTGTACTGGCCTTTGCCTGTTGTTTATCAAG CTTAATTCAACAAGCTCagaaatttttcatggaaacaAGTGACTCCAGTGATACAAGAAAT ATGGGTTTCCAGTTTGCTGGAAAAGCTGTATACACTGCAGTATGGGTTGCTGCTGTTTCATTGTTCATGGAGTTGTTGGGTTTCTCTACCCAGAAATGGCTCACTGCTGGAGGTCTTGGGACTGTATTGCTAACACTTGCGGGTCGTGAG ATATTCACAAATTTCCTCTCAAGTGCAATGATCCATGCAACTCGGCCTTTTGTTGTGAATGAATGGATTCAAACCAGAATTGAAGGCTATGAAGTTTCTGGTACTGTTGAG CATGTGGGATGGTGGTCACCAACAATAGTAAGAGGTGAAGATCGTGAAGCAGTCCACATTCCAAACCACAAGTTCACTGTGAATGTTGTGAGAAATCTCAGTCAAAAGACTCATTGGCGTATTAAAACCCACTTGGCAATTAGTCACTTGGATGTTAATAAGATCAAT AGCATTGTTGCTGATATGCGCAAAGTTCTGGCCAAGAATCCCCAAGTAGAACAGCAGAGATTGCATAGAAGAGTATTTCTGGACAACATTAATCCTGAAAATCAGGCCCTTTTG ATCCTGATATCCTGCTTTGTGAAGACCTCTCATTTTGAAGAGTACCTGTGTGTCAAG GAAGCTATATTGTTGGACCTTCTTAGAGTCATCAGCCATCACCGGGCCCGACTTGCCACACCTATTCGTACTGTCCAGAAAATATATAGTGATGCCGATTTTGAGAACATACCATTTGCAGATTCAGCCTTTGCTCGTGGTGGAGTAGCGCCTAATCGCCCACTGCTACTGATTGAACCCCCTTACAGAATAAATGGAGAAGATAAAACCAAAACTCAAACTCGCTCAGCACGCACAAACGGGGAGCAGGATGGTAAGGTCCCACTACGACCAACAACCGACACCAAAGCAGATGCCAAGGCTGGAGCAACACCAGTAACTGACTCTAAAGCCAGAGAGACTCTAACAtctgaaaaaaaggaaaatgttaaGGCTGGAGCAACACCAGTAACTGACTCTAAGGTCAGAGAGACTCTAGCAtctgaaaaaaaggaaaatgttaaGGCTGGAGAAACGCCAAATACAGACAAGAAGGACCCTAAGGGTTTGGCGGCATCTACAACCGACCCCAAGATGGGTGATAAAGTGATGGTGAAATCAGCATCAAAATCTGGCTCGAAGACAGATTCTAAGGTTGCTGAAGTGTCAAGTTTCGAGACCAGAACCCAGGGCACAATTTCTGATAATTCAACCCAAAATGTCTCTGATAGCAACCAACCTAAGAAGGCAGGGGTAGGAAATGCTAGGCATAACAGTCCAGTTCCCTCATCGGATACTGCTAATGAAAAATCTGGTGGTTTTCCAGCCTCCCCACAATCCAAACAGGAAGATGAGAGATCAACATCAAGACCTGCCTTGGAAGAGAACATAGTTCTCGGTGTTGCTTTGGAGGGCTCAAAGAGAACCCTTCCTATCGAGGAAGGAACGGCTCCCACTTCAACCCCACCAGAGAAGGAATTGGCTGCATTTCGGAATAGTAATGAGTCTCTGGCTGCCGAAAAGGATAAGAAAGACAACCAGAAGCCAACCATTCCTAGCCCGACGTCTGGTGACCAGTGA